Genomic segment of Erythrobacter sp. BLCC-B19:
CGGGATCGCGATGATGCTGGAACTGGCCCGGCGGCTGAAGGCCGGGCCGCCGCTGGCGCGCGATGTCTACGTGCTCGCCACGAGCGCCGAGGAGGCCGGGCTGCTGGGCGCGCGCGCCTTTGTCAAAGGCACCCCCGTGCCGCTGTCGGGCTTTGTGGCGGCGTTCAATTTCGACATGATGGCCGTCGCGCCCGCGGGCAGCCCGCTGGGCGTGATCGGGCGAGGGCAATCGCCCGCTCTCGATGCGGCGATCGATGAGGTTGCGGCGCAACGCGGGCGGGTGCTGGGCGACCAGAGCCTCGCGGACAGCTTCCTGCAGCGTCAGGATGGCTGGGTGCTGTTGCAGGCGGGCGTGCCCACGGTGCTGATTTCCAGCACCTATGGCAGCCGCGCCGTGCTCGATCCGTTCATTGCCAGCCACTATCACCGCCCCTCGGACGAGGCAGCCCTGCTGGAGCTGGGCGGGGCGGTGGATGATCTGCTGCTGCACGAGGCGCTGATCCGGCTGGTGGCCGACCCGGCGCGCTATCCGGCACCGGCTGCGGCGCGCCCCTAGCGTTCGTCGCAAAGCGCGGTTACATGGGCCGCCACGAATCTCCCGCCAGAGGAGATGCACCTCTCATACTCATGCGAAAGTGGCGCTCATGGATATCCCGCTCGGTCTGACCTTCGATGACGTTTTGCTCCGCCCGGCGGAGAGCAGCGTCCTGCCGAGCATGGCTGATACCTCGACCCGCCTGACGCGCGACATCCGGCTCAACATCCCCGTCCTGTCCTCGGCGATGGACACCGTGACCGAGGCCGACATGGCGATTGCCATGGCGCAGCTGGGCGGGATCGGGGTGCTCCACCGCAATCTCGACATCGACGCGCAATGCGCCGCGGTGCGTGCGGTCAAGCGCTACGAGAGCGGGATGGTGGTCAACCCCATCACCATCGGCCCCGATGCGACGCTGGGCGAGGCGCAGGCGCTGATGCAGGCCAACCGCATCAGCGGCATTCCGGTGGTGGACGCGGGCGGCAAGCTCGTCGGCATTCTCACCAACCGCGACGTGCGCTTTGCCGAGAACCCGGCGCAGCCCGTGCGCGAGCTGATGACGACCGAGAACCTTGCCACCGTGCCCCTCGGCACCGGTCAGGAAGAAGCGCGCCGCCTGCTCCACGCCCGCCGGATCGAGAAGCTTTTGGTGGTGGATGATGCCTTCCACTGCATCGGCCTCATCACGGTCAAGGATATCGAGAAGGCGGTGAATTACCCCCACGCCACCAAGGACGGCACCGGCCGCTTGCGCGTGGCGGCGGCGACCACGGTGGGCGATGCGGGTTTCGCGCGCACCGAAGCGCTGGTCGATGCCGAGGTCGACGTGATCGTGATCGACACCGCCCATGGCCACAACATCGAAGTCGCCCGCGCGGTGGACCGGGTGAAGAAGCTCTCCAACCGGGTACAGGTGATCGCGGGCAACGTCGCCACCGCAGAGGCGACCCGCGCGCTGGTCGATGCCGGGGCCGATGCGGTCAAGGTCGGGATCGGCCCGGGCTCGATCTGCACCACCCGCGTCGTCGCGGGCGTGGGCGTGCCGCAGCTGACCGCGATCATGGAGAGCGCTGCCGAGGCGGCGAAGTCGGGCGTCCCGGTGATCGCCGATGGCGGCCTGCGCACCAGCGGCGATGCCGCCAAGGCGTTGGCGGCGGGTGCTTCCTCCGTGATGATCGGCTCGATGCTCGCGGGCACCACCGAAAGCCCGGGCGAGGTGTTCCTCTATCAGGGCCGCTCCTACAAGGCCTATCGCGGCATGGGCAGCGTCGGCGCGATGGCGCGCGGTTCGGCTGACCGCTATTTCCAGCAGGATGTTTCCGCCATGAAGCTGGTGCCCGAAGGGATCGAGGGGCAGGTGCCGTTCAAGGGCCCGGCGGCCGACGTGGTCCACCAGCTGGTCGGCGGGATCAAGGCAGCGATGGGCTACACCGGCTCGCGCACCATCACCGACCTTCAGGAGCGCGCGCAGTTCGTGCGGATCACCAATGCGGGGCTTTCGGAAAGCCACGTCCACGATGTTGCGATCACCCGCGAAGCGCCCAATTATCCCACACGCTGAGGCCTCGATATGACCCCCGCCGCTAGAATACAGGCGGCGATCGAGCTGCTCGATACCATTATCGCGTCCGCCCGCAGCAAGGGCGCGCCCGCTGACCGCATCATCGCCGACTACTTCCGCGCGCGCCGCTATGCCGGGTCGAAGGATCGGCGGGCGGTGCGCGATCTGGTCTATCGCGCAATCCGCCTGTGCGGGCCGGTGCCTGCCAGCGGGCGGGCGGCGATGCTGGCGGTGGCGGGACAGGACGAAGCGCTGGCCGCGCTGTTCGACGGATCGCCCCATGGCCCCGCACCCCGCGCGGAGAACGAGGAAGCCGCCAATTCCGGCCTTGCCCCCAAGTGGCTCGCCGCCGCCTTGCGCGCCTCAGGCCTCGGCGGGCGCGAGATCGCCGCGCTGCTGGGCCGCGCGCCGCTCGATGTGCGGGTCAATGCGCTGAAGGCCGACCGCGAAGGGCTGGCGCTCCCCGAAGCGGGCGAGCCGCTCGCCAGCGCGCAAGGCCTGCGGTTTGCGACCGGCACTCCGGTCGAACAATGGGAGGCTTACGAACAAGGTCTCATCGAAGTGCAGGATCTGGGCAGCCAGCTGATCGTCGAGGCGCTGCCGGTGGCGGCGGGCGACACGATCATCGACCTGTGCGCAGGCGGCGGGGGCAAGACGCTGGCGCTGGCCGCCCGTCTGGGCAATGCTGCGAGCCTTGTCGCGGCCGACACCGACAAGCGCCGCCTCGGCAACCTCGCGCCTCGCGCCGCGCGGGCGGGCGCGGCGGTGGATCATACCGTGCTGCTCGATCCCGGCCGCGAGATGCGCGCCCTCCAACCATGGGCGAACAAGGCCGATCACGTGCTGGTCGATGCGCCGTGTTCAGGCAGCGGGACATGGCGTAGGAGCCCCGAGGGGCGCTGGCGGCTCGATCCGGCAGAACTCGCGCGGCTCAACGCCTTGCAGGATCACGTGCTCGATCTGGCCGCGCAGCTGACGCGCTCTGGCGGCACCATTGCCTTTGTCACCTGTTCGGTGCTCGATGCCGAAGGGGCCGACCGCATTGCCGCCTTCCTGGCCCGCCATCCGGGCTGGCGCGCGGAGCCGCTCACCCTCCCGCTCGGTCGTCCGCGCGGCGCGGGTATCCGGCTCGATCCGCTCCACGATGGCACCGATGGTTTTTTCATCGCCTGCTTGCGTTCACCATGATAGCCTCGCATGATATGGTCCAGCCTCTCGGTTCCCGGTCTCATGCACTGAAGGAGCTTTTCATGCGTTTCGCGCCCGCTGCTGCTGCCCTGTCCCTGTGCCTCGCCATCACGGCGAGCATCTCGCACGCGGGCGATGTCGGCACACCCGATCCGCAGGCAGCGGCGCTGATCGCGCAAGGGCAAGCGGCGCTGGCTGCAGGCGATGCGCAGGCCGCGATCGACGCGTTCGAAGCCGCACTCGCGGTCGATCCGGCCTATACGCCGATCTTCATCAACCTCGCCGATGC
This window contains:
- a CDS encoding RsmB/NOP family class I SAM-dependent RNA methyltransferase, with amino-acid sequence MTPAARIQAAIELLDTIIASARSKGAPADRIIADYFRARRYAGSKDRRAVRDLVYRAIRLCGPVPASGRAAMLAVAGQDEALAALFDGSPHGPAPRAENEEAANSGLAPKWLAAALRASGLGGREIAALLGRAPLDVRVNALKADREGLALPEAGEPLASAQGLRFATGTPVEQWEAYEQGLIEVQDLGSQLIVEALPVAAGDTIIDLCAGGGGKTLALAARLGNAASLVAADTDKRRLGNLAPRAARAGAAVDHTVLLDPGREMRALQPWANKADHVLVDAPCSGSGTWRRSPEGRWRLDPAELARLNALQDHVLDLAAQLTRSGGTIAFVTCSVLDAEGADRIAAFLARHPGWRAEPLTLPLGRPRGAGIRLDPLHDGTDGFFIACLRSP
- the guaB gene encoding IMP dehydrogenase yields the protein MDIPLGLTFDDVLLRPAESSVLPSMADTSTRLTRDIRLNIPVLSSAMDTVTEADMAIAMAQLGGIGVLHRNLDIDAQCAAVRAVKRYESGMVVNPITIGPDATLGEAQALMQANRISGIPVVDAGGKLVGILTNRDVRFAENPAQPVRELMTTENLATVPLGTGQEEARRLLHARRIEKLLVVDDAFHCIGLITVKDIEKAVNYPHATKDGTGRLRVAAATTVGDAGFARTEALVDAEVDVIVIDTAHGHNIEVARAVDRVKKLSNRVQVIAGNVATAEATRALVDAGADAVKVGIGPGSICTTRVVAGVGVPQLTAIMESAAEAAKSGVPVIADGGLRTSGDAAKALAAGASSVMIGSMLAGTTESPGEVFLYQGRSYKAYRGMGSVGAMARGSADRYFQQDVSAMKLVPEGIEGQVPFKGPAADVVHQLVGGIKAAMGYTGSRTITDLQERAQFVRITNAGLSESHVHDVAITREAPNYPTR